Proteins found in one Nitratiruptor sp. SB155-2 genomic segment:
- a CDS encoding NAD(+)/NADH kinase, translating into MKLDCVGVVIKPGGSDLKGVYKKIKKIFEKEHIRVEIDKASAQIIGEKDGHSFDELCKKCDMLLSLGGDGTLISVARRSYAHHKPVLGVNVGTLGFLTDIRPDQVEDFVKKLKKGEYRIDERMMIEISILGKREKIVAFNDVVVTRPAVSKMIYIDAVSNDVLLNSYYGDGLIISTPTGSTAYNLSAGGPVVYPFTEAIVFTPICPHSLTQRPLVLPSDFEIKVTTKSKSALLVIDGQDMYEFTPEDIVLVRKAPVGAKLIHRVERNYFNVLREKLGWGI; encoded by the coding sequence ATGAAACTCGATTGCGTAGGTGTAGTGATAAAACCAGGCGGATCCGATCTGAAGGGTGTTTATAAAAAGATTAAAAAGATTTTTGAAAAAGAGCATATTCGTGTGGAAATCGATAAAGCAAGTGCTCAGATCATCGGTGAAAAAGATGGGCATAGCTTTGATGAGCTGTGTAAAAAGTGTGATATGCTCCTTTCCCTTGGAGGTGATGGGACACTTATTTCGGTAGCAAGAAGGAGTTATGCACACCACAAGCCTGTACTTGGAGTCAATGTTGGTACTTTGGGTTTTTTAACGGACATTCGACCAGATCAAGTGGAGGATTTTGTCAAAAAACTCAAAAAAGGTGAATACAGAATCGATGAGCGGATGATGATAGAGATATCGATATTGGGAAAACGGGAAAAAATTGTCGCTTTCAATGACGTTGTAGTCACGAGGCCTGCCGTTTCGAAAATGATCTATATCGATGCGGTGAGTAACGATGTACTGCTCAATAGCTACTATGGAGATGGTTTGATCATTTCTACTCCTACCGGATCGACTGCGTATAATCTCTCTGCGGGAGGACCAGTCGTGTATCCGTTTACGGAAGCAATCGTTTTCACTCCGATATGTCCTCATTCACTCACCCAAAGACCTCTTGTCTTGCCAAGTGATTTTGAGATCAAAGTGACTACAAAAAGCAAATCGGCACTTTTGGTGATAGATGGTCAAGATATGTATGAGTTTACGCCCGAAGATATTGTATTGGTCCGAAAAGCGCCTGTAGGGGCGAAGTTGATACATCGGGTGGAGAGAAACTACTTCAATGTCTTGAGAGAAAAATTGGGTTGGGGCATATAG
- a CDS encoding AAA family ATPase, whose amino-acid sequence MIERLYIKNYLTFEEETLEFSQGLMVFTGPSGAGKSLIIKALLSLFGLAPLEAKVAEAVLDTELESEALDIDPDENIIIRGIKKEKIRFFLNDQTISKKSLQHIFQHYIAYLNPKDSNFFSSAHVLQMIDDYVQEPDFLSLKQSLAQQVKELFDLKTELSLIEENEKKREELKEFLEYEIQKIDSVAPEPGEYERLMEIKKELSKKEKITEAIQKAQLIFEYEGYVNEALELLDEESQLFDEAMNWLKEIFATALEHLEELDELDIESILERIEALSSLKRRYGSIEEALNVRKEKQKELEKIMNLEFEKEHLEQKIVQLDQSCMQLAQKISKMRKDAAKRFTEKINAYLKPLKLSNVSIRFFEKELDKTGIDKVEVTLESVPFEKISSGEYNRLRLAFMAAWSDVKSKSGVLVLDEIDANVSGEESMAVAKILKKLSKDYQIFAISHQAQLASLADKHFLVTKSDKSSVKELNENERIQEIARIISGEKITPEAIEFAKKMRKESR is encoded by the coding sequence GTGATAGAGCGTTTATACATTAAAAACTATCTTACCTTTGAAGAGGAGACGCTGGAGTTTTCTCAAGGTCTGATGGTCTTCACGGGTCCCAGTGGGGCGGGAAAAAGTCTTATAATCAAAGCCTTGCTTTCTCTTTTTGGACTTGCTCCTTTGGAAGCAAAAGTTGCAGAGGCGGTTTTGGATACGGAGTTAGAGAGTGAAGCTCTGGATATCGATCCTGATGAGAATATCATCATACGAGGAATAAAGAAGGAGAAGATTCGTTTTTTTCTCAATGATCAAACGATATCGAAAAAAAGCCTACAGCATATTTTCCAACATTATATAGCCTATCTCAATCCGAAGGATTCCAATTTCTTCTCTAGTGCTCATGTCTTGCAGATGATAGATGATTATGTTCAAGAGCCAGACTTTTTGTCTTTGAAACAATCGCTTGCGCAGCAGGTAAAAGAGTTGTTTGATTTGAAAACGGAGCTCTCTTTGATTGAAGAGAATGAGAAAAAACGTGAAGAGCTCAAAGAGTTTTTAGAGTACGAGATACAAAAAATAGATTCTGTCGCTCCAGAACCCGGCGAGTATGAGCGACTGATGGAGATCAAAAAGGAACTTTCCAAAAAAGAGAAAATTACGGAAGCCATTCAAAAAGCGCAGCTCATTTTTGAATACGAAGGATATGTAAACGAGGCTTTGGAGCTGTTGGATGAAGAGAGCCAATTGTTTGACGAAGCGATGAATTGGCTCAAAGAGATCTTCGCTACAGCTCTGGAACATCTTGAAGAGTTGGACGAGCTTGATATCGAATCTATTTTGGAACGCATTGAAGCGCTTTCCTCACTGAAAAGACGATATGGGAGCATTGAAGAAGCGTTGAATGTTCGCAAAGAGAAACAGAAAGAGCTCGAAAAGATAATGAACCTGGAGTTTGAAAAGGAGCATCTGGAGCAAAAGATTGTACAGCTGGATCAATCGTGTATGCAACTAGCTCAAAAAATTTCGAAGATGAGAAAAGATGCCGCAAAAAGATTTACAGAAAAGATCAATGCATATCTTAAACCTTTAAAGCTTTCCAATGTTTCTATACGGTTTTTTGAAAAAGAGTTGGATAAAACTGGGATAGATAAAGTCGAGGTCACGCTTGAATCTGTACCTTTTGAAAAGATAAGTTCTGGGGAGTATAACAGGCTCAGACTTGCTTTTATGGCGGCTTGGAGTGATGTGAAATCCAAAAGTGGTGTTTTGGTTTTAGATGAGATCGATGCCAATGTAAGTGGCGAGGAGTCTATGGCCGTAGCAAAAATTTTAAAAAAACTTTCCAAAGATTATCAGATTTTTGCTATCAGTCACCAAGCCCAATTGGCCAGCCTGGCCGATAAGCACTTTTTAGTGACAAAAAGTGATAAAAGCAGTGTGAAAGAACTCAATGAAAATGAACGTATCCAAGAGATAGCAAGAATCATCAGCGGAGAGAAGATAACGCCAGAAGCGATAGAGTTTGCAAAAAAGATGCGAAAGGAGAGTCGTTGA
- a CDS encoding TatD family hydrolase yields the protein MIIDTHTHLDHKMFQEDVDEVIQRAKEAGVKRFIIPGADPKDLPRAVELAQKYDEVFFAVGVHPYDIDYFDESLFTTYAKHEKCVAIGECGLDYYRLPKDVEEKEVIKNRQKEIFEKQIEIANELDLPLIVHIREASSDAKEILERKSGPRGGVLHCYNASPILLELSDRFYYGIGGVVTFKNAKKLVQILPEIPLNRIVLETDAPYLTPEPYRGKRNEPAYLQYVVQKIAQILNAQPKEIEEITTHNAKKLFHIV from the coding sequence TTGATTATCGATACACATACCCATCTGGACCATAAGATGTTCCAAGAAGATGTAGATGAAGTGATACAAAGAGCGAAAGAAGCGGGAGTGAAACGTTTCATCATTCCAGGAGCCGATCCCAAAGATTTGCCAAGAGCAGTGGAACTGGCTCAAAAATATGATGAGGTCTTTTTTGCAGTTGGTGTTCATCCATATGATATAGACTATTTTGATGAGTCTTTGTTTACAACCTATGCAAAACATGAGAAGTGTGTTGCGATTGGTGAGTGTGGTCTTGATTACTACAGACTTCCAAAAGATGTAGAAGAAAAAGAGGTTATAAAAAATCGGCAAAAAGAGATTTTTGAAAAACAGATTGAGATAGCGAATGAACTCGATCTTCCTTTGATTGTCCATATCCGTGAAGCGAGCAGTGACGCAAAAGAGATTTTGGAACGAAAAAGCGGTCCTCGAGGAGGTGTGCTTCACTGCTATAATGCAAGTCCGATTCTGTTGGAACTCAGTGATCGATTCTATTATGGAATCGGTGGAGTTGTGACTTTTAAAAATGCAAAAAAATTGGTACAGATTTTGCCTGAAATTCCTCTAAACAGAATTGTACTAGAGACAGATGCTCCCTATTTAACGCCAGAACCTTATCGTGGAAAGAGAAATGAGCCTGCATATTTGCAGTACGTTGTACAAAAGATAGCGCAGATTCTTAACGCACAACCTAAAGAGATAGAAGAGATAACGACACATAATGCAAAAAAACTTTTTCATATAGTATAA
- a CDS encoding lytic transglycosylase domain-containing protein yields MRFFFILFFVVNFSFASLSFNRNTTIYNHVLKSLDIPQKFIYTRNFHTIQQEFKRYRKSHFFDVSRTETYFVPDLIKIINAQNIPDVFLFMALAESGFAIHAKSRKKAIGLWQFMPATAKKFGLRVDEFVDERKDPYKSTNAAIKYLKHLHTIFGKWYLAALAYNCGEGRVLKAIKKAGTDDIVTLIDPKKRYLPKESRRYIYKIVMLALMANDARYQLNADLAYILLRGEEYDVIPVQVKGAELLGYISDSIRLNYNYLKELNPHLKRAFTPPDVQKYTIYIPRMKYNDFKRFYKPSNFAEGFLTHRVKKGESLYKIARKYGVKVSMLKRFNNLNRSMIRIGQKLIVPIPKKIIKKRVYRVKKGDTLTFIAKKFGVTAHKIKQWNKKRDSRLRIGEALVIYN; encoded by the coding sequence ATGCGTTTTTTTTTCATACTTTTTTTTGTTGTCAATTTCAGCTTTGCTTCTTTGAGTTTCAATAGAAATACAACCATTTACAATCACGTACTAAAAAGCCTCGATATACCTCAAAAATTTATCTATACGAGAAATTTTCACACAATCCAACAGGAGTTCAAACGGTATCGCAAATCCCATTTTTTTGATGTTTCAAGAACAGAAACCTATTTTGTACCAGATCTCATAAAGATCATCAATGCCCAGAATATTCCAGATGTATTTTTATTTATGGCTCTGGCAGAATCAGGTTTTGCCATCCATGCAAAATCGAGAAAGAAAGCGATAGGGTTATGGCAGTTTATGCCTGCAACAGCTAAAAAATTTGGACTCAGAGTCGATGAGTTTGTTGATGAGAGAAAAGATCCTTACAAATCCACGAATGCGGCCATCAAATATCTCAAACATCTCCATACGATATTTGGAAAATGGTATCTTGCTGCATTGGCATACAATTGTGGTGAAGGTCGGGTTTTAAAAGCGATAAAAAAGGCCGGGACGGATGATATTGTAACTTTGATCGATCCGAAAAAGCGCTATCTTCCAAAAGAGAGCAGGCGCTATATCTACAAAATAGTCATGTTGGCCTTAATGGCAAACGATGCGAGATATCAGCTCAATGCAGATTTGGCCTATATTTTGCTTCGAGGCGAAGAGTATGATGTGATTCCCGTACAAGTAAAAGGTGCAGAACTTCTTGGATATATCAGCGATTCCATACGACTCAATTACAACTACCTTAAAGAGCTCAACCCTCATCTTAAAAGAGCCTTTACACCACCCGATGTTCAAAAATACACTATTTACATCCCACGAATGAAATATAACGATTTCAAGCGTTTTTACAAACCTTCCAATTTTGCTGAGGGATTTCTTACACATCGCGTGAAAAAAGGGGAATCGCTCTATAAAATTGCAAGAAAATATGGGGTGAAAGTATCGATGTTGAAGCGCTTTAACAATTTAAACCGAAGTATGATTCGTATCGGACAAAAACTGATAGTGCCTATTCCAAAGAAAATCATCAAAAAAAGAGTGTACAGAGTCAAAAAGGGCGATACGCTGACGTTCATTGCAAAAAAATTTGGTGTAACTGCGCATAAAATAAAGCAGTGGAATAAAAAAAGAGATAGCAGACTTCGCATAGGAGAGGCACTTGTTATCTACAATTAA
- a CDS encoding septal ring lytic transglycosylase RlpA family protein, which translates to MHQGSYGEINDSPAVHRATMRPYVVNGVRYYPTVVEVGTKYRGIASWYGPNFHGKKTSNGETYNMYDYTAAHKTLPMNTMVRVTNLNNGKSTVVRINDRGPFVGNRIIDLSYSAAKKIGMVKTGTAPVELEVLGFGGKVENLPGVPKRSVVLSNFAVQIGSFRRYQGAKITRNRNMLVQGRYKAVIKKFYVNGLPLYRVWLTGFRSEKEARDFIAQGLYPGAFIIRNSND; encoded by the coding sequence ATGCATCAAGGAAGTTACGGAGAAATCAACGACTCTCCTGCAGTCCATAGAGCTACAATGCGTCCCTATGTCGTCAATGGTGTGCGGTACTATCCTACCGTTGTAGAAGTAGGGACGAAATATAGAGGAATTGCAAGTTGGTATGGCCCAAATTTTCATGGAAAAAAAACGAGTAATGGCGAGACTTACAACATGTATGATTATACAGCGGCCCATAAAACCCTTCCTATGAATACAATGGTACGAGTGACAAATCTCAATAACGGGAAGAGTACGGTGGTACGCATCAACGATAGAGGGCCATTTGTTGGCAATAGAATCATCGATCTTTCCTACAGTGCGGCGAAAAAAATAGGTATGGTCAAAACTGGAACGGCTCCAGTTGAACTTGAAGTTCTTGGATTTGGTGGAAAGGTGGAAAACCTGCCAGGTGTACCCAAACGAAGTGTCGTTTTAAGCAATTTTGCTGTACAGATTGGATCATTTAGGCGATACCAAGGGGCAAAAATCACAAGGAATCGCAATATGTTGGTACAAGGCAGATACAAAGCGGTTATCAAAAAATTCTATGTGAATGGCTTGCCTTTATACCGTGTATGGCTTACAGGCTTTCGTAGCGAAAAAGAGGCCCGGGATTTCATTGCGCAAGGATTGTATCCTGGAGCATTCATCATAAGGAACAGCAATGATTAA
- the hisB gene encoding imidazoleglycerol-phosphate dehydratase HisB, with protein sequence MIKIERQTKETDIVVELNVDGKGKSDIDTGIGFFDHMLESFAKHARFDVKVVCKGDIHVDFHHSVEDVGIVLGQAFYQSVFPVHNKERFGDAVIVMDESAVECAIDLSNRPFLVYEVDIDGTIGQFDAELIEEFFRAFVFNARITAHIIQKRGKNRHHLAEASFKALAVALRRALAEDKRAGMPSTKGVL encoded by the coding sequence ATGATTAAAATAGAGAGACAAACAAAAGAGACAGATATCGTCGTTGAATTGAATGTTGATGGAAAAGGAAAATCAGATATTGATACCGGTATCGGTTTTTTTGATCATATGCTCGAATCCTTTGCAAAACATGCACGTTTTGATGTTAAAGTCGTTTGCAAAGGGGATATCCACGTCGATTTCCACCACAGCGTGGAAGATGTGGGAATCGTTTTGGGGCAAGCTTTCTACCAGTCAGTATTTCCGGTTCACAACAAAGAGCGTTTTGGCGATGCGGTGATCGTTATGGATGAGAGTGCGGTAGAGTGTGCAATAGATCTTTCCAACAGACCTTTTTTGGTTTATGAGGTGGATATTGACGGTACAATTGGCCAGTTTGATGCGGAACTCATTGAAGAGTTTTTCCGAGCTTTTGTTTTCAATGCTAGGATCACTGCCCATATCATTCAAAAAAGAGGCAAAAATAGACACCATCTTGCCGAAGCATCTTTCAAAGCATTAGCTGTTGCTCTAAGACGTGCTCTTGCAGAAGACAAAAGAGCGGGAATGCCAAGTACAAAAGGCGTTTTATGA
- a CDS encoding KdsC family phosphatase, which produces MIELLVLDVDGCMTDGSITYTNSLDEAKSFNIKDGFAIVQWLRLGKKVAIITGRTSKIVEYRAKELGIEYLYQRVKRKEEKLFELCQKLSIPLENVAAIGDDLNDYRLLKHVGLSFAPADAVDFIKKHVDIVLAKGGGKGAVREMIEYLLRQDGLYEEYLSFWIGE; this is translated from the coding sequence ATGATTGAGCTTTTGGTACTCGATGTAGATGGTTGTATGACAGATGGCTCGATTACGTATACGAATTCTTTAGATGAAGCGAAAAGCTTTAACATTAAAGATGGTTTTGCAATCGTCCAATGGTTGAGATTGGGGAAAAAAGTCGCAATTATTACAGGAAGAACATCGAAAATAGTTGAATACAGAGCAAAGGAACTGGGTATAGAGTACCTATATCAGAGAGTAAAGCGTAAAGAAGAGAAACTTTTTGAACTGTGCCAAAAACTTTCTATCCCTCTTGAGAATGTCGCTGCAATAGGGGATGATCTGAATGACTATAGATTGCTAAAACATGTTGGGCTCTCTTTTGCACCTGCAGATGCGGTCGATTTTATCAAAAAGCATGTGGATATTGTTCTTGCCAAAGGCGGTGGCAAAGGAGCTGTGCGGGAAATGATCGAGTATCTTCTTCGGCAAGACGGATTATATGAAGAGTATCTTTCGTTCTGGATAGGGGAGTGA
- the lptC gene encoding LPS export ABC transporter periplasmic protein LptC, whose amino-acid sequence MRYFLFLGLIVCYLLVWFIFFKPFKYEVRPSVQESVVFYDFLYRSFAIDGSSFVLQGKKGVKRSKEIEVIQPIAYRNGEKITAQKGIFHQDKNSIDLFDKIVYLGKEYTLKSSKAHYDISSEILSIDSPFVIESDRYTIFGKELKVNKKLGRIWSKKVKAIIKSEE is encoded by the coding sequence TTGCGATACTTTCTCTTTTTAGGTCTTATCGTATGCTATCTTCTTGTCTGGTTCATTTTCTTTAAACCTTTCAAATATGAAGTACGTCCGAGTGTTCAAGAGAGTGTAGTTTTTTACGATTTTTTATATCGTTCTTTTGCAATTGACGGCAGTTCATTTGTCCTACAAGGTAAAAAAGGAGTTAAAAGGTCAAAAGAGATAGAGGTCATACAGCCCATAGCATATCGAAATGGTGAGAAAATAACAGCTCAAAAGGGTATATTTCATCAAGATAAAAACAGTATCGACCTTTTTGATAAAATCGTTTATCTGGGAAAAGAGTACACTTTGAAGAGCTCAAAAGCACATTATGATATAAGCAGTGAGATTTTGAGCATTGATTCACCGTTTGTAATAGAGTCGGATAGATATACGATTTTTGGTAAAGAGCTCAAAGTTAATAAAAAACTTGGTAGAATTTGGTCAAAAAAAGTGAAAGCAATCATAAAGAGTGAAGAATGA
- the lptA gene encoding lipopolysaccharide transport periplasmic protein LptA, which yields MKKIIFLLSISFILFAQEIEITSQKFEASEKELISKFFGNVFVKRGTNRLWADKLFVYFNKQKKPIKFIATGNVRFDLFDQKNKEYKGKCNKLVYFPNKKVYQLFEDVHIVTYPDKKEVYGDKIYLDLIASKVNVAGTKKRPVKMILNIEEK from the coding sequence ATGAAAAAAATAATATTTTTACTGTCCATATCTTTTATACTGTTCGCTCAAGAGATAGAGATAACTTCACAAAAGTTTGAAGCAAGCGAAAAAGAGCTTATTTCTAAATTTTTTGGGAATGTGTTCGTTAAAAGAGGGACGAATCGCTTATGGGCCGACAAACTTTTTGTCTATTTCAATAAACAGAAAAAACCTATAAAATTCATCGCAACAGGCAATGTACGATTTGACCTTTTTGATCAAAAAAATAAAGAATATAAAGGGAAGTGTAACAAACTGGTCTACTTTCCGAATAAAAAAGTGTATCAACTCTTTGAGGATGTGCATATAGTGACATATCCAGATAAAAAAGAGGTGTATGGTGACAAAATATATCTTGATCTTATTGCATCAAAAGTAAATGTGGCAGGAACGAAAAAGAGACCTGTGAAGATGATACTGAATATCGAGGAAAAATGA
- the yihA gene encoding ribosome biogenesis GTP-binding protein YihA/YsxC produces the protein MIRPVASKFVTSAPTIKQAPPASMSEVAFLGRSNVGKSSLLNALTDRKNLAKSSATPGKTKLINFFDVEYKIGDKRFPLRFVDLPGYGYAKASKTLKNEWQKHLTQFLANRDAIRVFVHLIDARHPYMMIDEQTRSFLQSIKKKDQIVIEVFTKADKLKQKELAALKKRYPNALLISNMTKRGIEELKHKILEHVFGKDSLL, from the coding sequence ATGATTCGTCCCGTTGCTTCCAAATTTGTAACTTCTGCGCCAACAATCAAGCAGGCCCCACCTGCCAGTATGAGTGAGGTGGCATTTCTTGGAAGAAGCAATGTAGGGAAAAGTTCTTTACTGAACGCTCTTACAGATAGAAAAAATCTTGCGAAAAGTTCTGCCACTCCAGGGAAAACGAAGTTGATCAACTTTTTTGATGTAGAATACAAAATAGGCGATAAACGATTTCCTCTTCGTTTTGTGGATCTTCCAGGATATGGTTATGCAAAAGCGAGTAAAACTTTGAAAAACGAGTGGCAAAAACATCTTACACAGTTTCTGGCCAACAGGGATGCAATTCGAGTTTTTGTGCATTTAATTGATGCGAGACATCCATACATGATGATCGACGAGCAAACGAGATCATTTTTACAAAGTATCAAAAAGAAAGATCAAATTGTCATTGAAGTTTTTACAAAAGCAGATAAATTGAAGCAAAAAGAGTTAGCTGCCTTGAAAAAGCGATATCCCAATGCACTGCTGATTTCAAATATGACAAAAAGAGGAATCGAGGAGCTGAAACACAAGATTTTGGAGCATGTTTTTGGAAAAGATTCGCTACTGTAA
- a CDS encoding N-acetyltransferase — protein sequence MEKIRYCKPTLLDIDQMQDLVAPYVKEGIILPRSDDEIATNIRSYIIAQYENQIVGYVALHIHSKTLAEIRSLVVAQEYQGKGIGKTLVEKAIQEGESLRVRKILALTYNKEFFQKKGFYEINKEDVPEHKIWQDCIKCKHFPICNEVAMMIDLG from the coding sequence TTGGAAAAGATTCGCTACTGTAAACCAACCCTTTTAGATATCGATCAGATGCAGGATCTCGTGGCACCCTATGTGAAAGAGGGGATTATTCTTCCAAGAAGCGATGATGAGATAGCTACGAATATCCGATCGTATATTATTGCTCAGTATGAAAACCAGATAGTAGGATACGTTGCTTTACATATTCATAGTAAAACTTTAGCAGAGATCAGGAGCTTAGTGGTTGCACAGGAGTATCAAGGCAAGGGCATTGGAAAAACGCTGGTCGAAAAAGCGATTCAAGAGGGAGAGAGTTTAAGGGTTAGAAAAATTCTTGCGCTCACGTACAATAAAGAGTTTTTTCAAAAGAAGGGTTTTTATGAAATTAACAAAGAGGATGTTCCAGAACATAAAATATGGCAAGATTGTATAAAATGCAAACATTTTCCTATATGCAACGAAGTGGCAATGATGATCGATCTTGGTTGA
- the mrdA gene encoding penicillin-binding protein 2 has translation MRIKIVLLLFFSVIILLLIRVYYLAIKSNSYYETLAKQNMIKTEWILPIRGEIYDRNGIPLAINKIGFKILLDPHLSRVERAKLMQNIAHFFPDIDPKKMEKRYQRYNSAYNHDPITVVPFIEYQRMLPFFTKLSFYEHILIKPSFQRYYPLKSVASHIVGYVSRTNTMEAKKDRVAKMTGIIGKSGIERYYNDYLEGELGYKKLKVTAFNEEIAVLEEKKPVQNRNLYLSIDIRLQKYIQKIFKGKAGAVVVMTTDGEILAAGSYPEYDLNLFVNGISKKAWRDLITDLNHPFTNKLINGLYPPGSTIKMGVALSFLDTGKISPYTPFYCSGAIELGKRQFRCWKLKGHGEVRLIDAIRESCDVYFYEGSLRVGINKIAKDLRNMGFSKKTGIDLPNEFIGVIPDKDWKKRKYHLPWYMGETVVSAIGQGYDLVTPMQIARYTALLATSKLPTPYLGKKFLDHLTKPKSKDVLTKRQKRLLPYVQRGMYEVCNAPHGTAYHALKTKVTVAGKTGTAQIVSIPQDEKKRMKEEELKYYSRSHAWLTTYAPYKHPKIVVTVLVEHGGHGGSAAGPIVSKIYDKLIELGYLKADGRR, from the coding sequence ATGAGGATTAAAATCGTTCTTTTGCTCTTTTTTTCTGTCATTATTCTTTTGTTGATTCGTGTCTACTATCTAGCCATCAAATCGAATAGCTATTATGAAACTTTGGCAAAACAGAATATGATTAAAACGGAGTGGATTTTGCCAATTCGCGGTGAAATATATGACCGTAACGGCATTCCTCTTGCTATCAATAAAATAGGTTTTAAAATCCTTCTCGATCCGCATTTGAGCAGAGTCGAAAGAGCAAAACTGATGCAAAATATTGCCCATTTTTTTCCTGATATCGATCCAAAAAAGATGGAGAAAAGATACCAAAGATATAATTCTGCGTACAATCATGATCCTATTACCGTCGTTCCTTTCATTGAGTATCAAAGAATGCTTCCTTTTTTTACAAAACTGTCCTTTTATGAACATATTTTGATCAAACCCTCGTTTCAGCGATACTATCCATTAAAAAGTGTGGCCTCCCATATCGTTGGATATGTTTCAAGAACCAATACAATGGAAGCAAAAAAAGATCGTGTTGCGAAAATGACCGGTATCATCGGAAAAAGTGGCATTGAACGGTACTACAATGACTACCTTGAAGGTGAACTTGGATACAAAAAGCTTAAAGTGACTGCATTCAACGAAGAGATTGCGGTTTTAGAGGAGAAAAAGCCGGTTCAAAATAGGAATCTCTATCTCAGTATCGATATTCGTTTACAAAAATATATTCAAAAGATTTTTAAAGGCAAAGCTGGTGCAGTGGTGGTTATGACCACGGATGGAGAGATACTGGCAGCAGGGAGCTATCCAGAATATGATCTCAATCTTTTTGTCAATGGTATCAGCAAGAAGGCTTGGCGCGATCTCATAACAGATCTCAATCACCCCTTTACGAACAAATTGATAAACGGTTTATATCCTCCCGGTTCAACAATCAAGATGGGTGTGGCCCTTTCGTTTTTGGATACGGGAAAAATTTCACCCTATACACCCTTTTATTGTAGCGGTGCTATTGAACTTGGCAAAAGACAGTTTCGATGCTGGAAATTGAAGGGACATGGGGAAGTTCGCCTGATAGATGCCATACGGGAAAGCTGCGATGTATACTTTTATGAAGGAAGTTTGAGAGTTGGAATCAACAAGATAGCAAAAGATTTAAGAAATATGGGATTTTCAAAAAAGACTGGGATCGATTTGCCCAATGAATTTATCGGAGTCATTCCCGATAAAGATTGGAAAAAGAGAAAATATCATCTGCCTTGGTACATGGGAGAGACCGTTGTCTCTGCGATTGGACAAGGTTACGATCTCGTTACTCCTATGCAGATTGCCAGATATACCGCTTTACTGGCTACATCCAAACTACCCACACCCTATCTTGGAAAAAAATTTCTTGATCACTTGACGAAACCAAAAAGCAAAGATGTATTGACAAAAAGGCAAAAAAGGCTTTTGCCATATGTACAAAGAGGAATGTATGAAGTATGCAATGCCCCACACGGAACGGCATATCATGCATTGAAAACCAAGGTGACTGTCGCAGGTAAAACGGGTACAGCTCAAATCGTTTCCATTCCTCAGGATGAAAAAAAGAGGATGAAAGAGGAAGAACTCAAATACTATTCCAGATCCCATGCCTGGTTGACGACTTATGCACCGTACAAACATCCAAAAATTGTCGTGACAGTACTTGTGGAACATGGCGGACACGGAGGTTCCGCTGCAGGTCCGATCGTTTCGAAAATTTATGATAAGTTGATAGAGCTTGGTTATCTCAAGGCAGATGGGCGACGATAA